One genomic region from Hemiscyllium ocellatum isolate sHemOce1 chromosome 13, sHemOce1.pat.X.cur, whole genome shotgun sequence encodes:
- the LOC132821552 gene encoding ADP-ribosylation factor-like protein 14, with protein sequence MGLLTSKEAKRKHARILMLGLDAAGKSTLLYRLKFGDTEFFTSTTIGFNVEMLEHSKSVTLTLWDIGGQHKMRQFWPYYFQDTDGLVFVVDSADKERMEDSRREFERMLKNDWLKGIPVVVIANKQDLADALSTEEITKRFHMNRWCSDRDWYVQPCCAKTGEGLTAATKMIISYVKKKMNSKSEETGSDIQEDRL encoded by the coding sequence ATGGGTTTGTTGACCTCCAAAGAAGCTAAAAGGAAACATGCTCGTATTTTGATGTTGGGCCTGGACGCAGCGGGTAAATCCACTTTGTTGTACAGATTAAAATTCGGAGATACTGAATTTTTCACATCCACCACTATAGGCTTCAACGTGGAAATGCTGGAGCATAGTAAAAGCGTTACCCTTACACTTTGGGATATAGGAGGACAGCACAAGATGCGACAGTTTTGGCCGTATTATTTTCAAGACACCGATGGGCTTGTTTttgttgtggacagtgcagataAGGAGCGGATGGAAGATTCCAGGAGAGAATTTGAACGGATGCTAAAAAACGACTGGTTGAAAGGCATCCCCGTGGTGGTCATAGCAAACAAGCAAGACCTTGCCGATGCGCTGTCTACAGAGGAAATCACCAAACGTTTCCACATGAATAGATGGTGCTCAGATCGAGACTGGTATGTACAGCCATGCTGTGCCAAGACGGGGGAAGGGTTAACGGCAGCCACTAAGATGATAATCTCATACGTCAAAAAGAAAATGAACTCTAAAAGCGAAGAAACGGGCAGTGATATTCAAGAGGACAGGTTATAA